A region of Salvelinus namaycush isolate Seneca chromosome 9, SaNama_1.0, whole genome shotgun sequence DNA encodes the following proteins:
- the LOC120053980 gene encoding endosome/lysosome-associated apoptosis and autophagy regulator family member 2-like yields the protein MASRSWFIAGSALLLSFRLAFGSKGPHPCTETDYYYEYTECDSTGSRWRVAIPQSHGSCIGLPEPVRGTECTFSCEVGEFLEMSAQECTQCAAGTYSLGSGIRFDDWETIPSGFSSLATYLDNGPHGDDSTTCNSSTWFPQGSYLESNRDECTVSLIYAVHLKKPGSVSFDYQYPDGNLFFEFFIQNDQCQEMDQTADKKWLKLTSHGEWATHTVNLKSGTNILYWRTAGILIGAKVVKPVLLKNVHIEGVAYASECFPCKPGTFSQTPGSSSCQPCPRDTHSGHGASSCTHCNTTTLYAPEGSAECKARPPCSKKDYFQIHTPCDLEGKTQVTYRWVEPQICLVDVVGAETLPPSGEREPCPPCNPGFYNNDTATCSPCPPGTFSDGVKACESCPAGTEPAVGYQYKWWNVLPASMKTSCFNVGNSKCDGMNGWEVAGDHIRSGAGGSDNDYLILNLHVPGFKPPTSATGGAGTEFGRISFEFEMVCSADCELYFMMDVNRKSTRVVASWEGSKVRQSYTHIMTKNASVSYTWAFQRTNQASDVRQNVNNVVRIYSISVSNAVDGVSSECQTCALLSQPSGSLCVPCPPGHYIHTSQCTECPPNTHLTSHSTLGPEACKPCGPSSKSNKEHSRCYSDCVFSYSENNVSLSYDYSSLGSVGTLMNGPSFTTKGTKYYHLFNISLCGEEGRRAVCTDNVTDLSSADSQKEAGEPANAVETLICQSTIIPSSGRGFHTALSSQSISLADTFLGATVALTLDGVKARPDLFPQTTNKVPDVNFFYRSLEVTSSCDKGRNVVVTLRCNPDRSTQGELTVPSQCPAGTCDGCTFHFLWESSGACPQCTSTNYHQIEGACKGGLQDTLYVWTEPKRCVGGVSLPEKKTWPCESMDFLVKMGATIGAFTAALLFSITCYFWKKNKRLEFKYSKLVMSSNKECELPGADSCAVMEGEENEGEMEDEVIYSKKTSLIRKLKAIASRGNGRSYENVQLNSSQSNGLVWG from the exons GGAGTGTACTCAGTGTGCAGCAGGTACCTACTCTCTGGGCAGCGGTATTCGATTTGATGACTGGGAAACCATCCCCAGCGGGTTCAGCTCCCTAGCAACTTACCTCGACAATGGTCCCCATGGAGACGACAGCACTACCTGCAACAG ttcgACGTGGTTTCCGCAGGGTAGTTACCTGGAGTCTAACAGAGATGAGTGTACTGTCTCTCTGATCTATGCTGTCCATCTGAAGAAACCGGGATCAGTCTCCTTTGACTACCAGTACCCAGACGGCAACCTCTTCTTCGAGTTCTTT ATCCAGAATGACCAGTGTCAGGAGATGGACCAGACTGCTGATAAGAAGTGGCTCAAGCTTACCAGTCACGGGGAGTGGGCCACACACACT GTGAATCTGAAGTCGGGCACTAACATCTTGTACTGGAGGACAGCAGGGATCCTGATTGGAGCTAAAGTAGTCAAACCTGTTCTGCTGAAGAACGTCCACATAGAGG GAGTGGCGTATGCGTCAGAGTGTTTCCCGTGTAAACCAGGGACGTTCAGTCAAACCCCAGGCTCCTCCTCATGTCAGCCCTGTCCCAGAGACACCCACTCTGGCCACGGAGCCAGCTCCTGTACCCACTGCAACACCACCACACTCTATGCAC cggAGGGGTCAGCTGAGTGCAAAGCAAGACCACCATGTTCCAAGAAGGATTACTTTCAGATCCACACCCCCTGTGATCTTGAGGGCAAG ACGCAGGTGACCTACAGGTGGGTGGAGCCTCAGATCTGTCTGGTGGATGTGGTTGGGGCTGAAACACTGCCCCCCTCTGGTGAACGTGAGCCCTGCCCCCCGTGCAACCCCGGTTTCTATAACAACGACACTGCTACCTGCTCTCCCTGCCCCCCCGGGACATTCTCTGATGGGGTCAAAG CGTGTGAGTCGTGTCCTGCGGGTACTGAGCCTGCTGTAGGTTATCAGTATAAGTGGTGGAACGTCCTTCCAGCCAGCATGAAGACATCCTGCTTCAATGTGGGAAACTCCAAGTGTGACGGCATGAATG GTTGGGAGGTGGCGGGGGATCATATCCGTAGTGGAGCAGGGGGCTCTGATAACGACTACCTCATCCTCAACCTCCATGTACCTGGCTTTAA gccTCCTACATCAGCAACAGGTGGTGCGGGGACAGAGTTTGGCCGTATCAGCTTTGAGTTTGAGATGGTGTGTTCAGCTGACTGTGAGCTGTACTTTATGATG GATGTAAACAGGAAGAGTACGAGGGTGGTGGCGTCATGGGAGGGCAGTAAGGTCAGACAGTCCTACACACACATTATGACCAAGAACGCCTCTGTGTCATATACCTGGGCCTTCCAGAGGACCAACCAGGCCTCTGAC gtgcgTCAGAATGTGAACAACGTGGTGCGTATCTACTCCATCTCGGTGAGTAACGCTGTAGACGGTGTGTCGTCGGAGTGTCAGACCTGTGCCCTCCTCTCCCAGCCCTCCGGCTCGCTGTGTGtgccctgccctccaggacattaCATACACACCAGCCAGTGCACCGAgtgcccccccaacacacacctcacctcacACAGCACCCTGGGCCCAGAGGCCTGCAAACCCTGTGGACCATCCAGCAAGAGCAACAAG GAGCACAGCAGGTGCTACAGTgactgtgtgttctcctactctGAGAACAACGTGTCTCTGAGTTATGACTACAGTTCCCTGGGCTCTGTTGGAACACTGATGAACGGACCCAGTTTTACCACCAAAGGAACCAAATACTACCACCTTTTCAACATCAGCCTCTGTGGagaagag GGTAGAAGGGCTGTGTGTACAGACAACGTGACTGACCTTTCCAGCGCCGATTCTCAGAAAGAGGCAGGGGAACCAGCCAATGCGGTGGAGACTTTAATCTGTCAATCAACCATTATCCCCTCCAGTGGGCGGGGCTTCCACACAGCACTATCCTCTCAGTCCATCAGCCTAGCAGACACCTTCCTGG GAGCGACAGTGGCCTTGACTCTGGATGGAGTCAAGGCAAGACCAGACCTGTTCCCACAGACCACCAACAAAGTCCCTGACGTGAACTTCTTCTACCG TTCTCTGGAGGTGACCTCGTCATGTGATAAAGGTCGTAACGTGGTGGTGACGCTTCGCTGTAACCCGGATAGAAGCACACAAGGAGAACTCACAGTACCCAG TCAGTGTCCGGCGGGGACGTGTGATGGCTGTACCTTCCACTTCCTGTGGGAGAGCTCGGGGGCGTGTCCTCAGTGCACATCCACAAACTACCACCAGATAGAGGGAGCCTGCAAGGGAGgactacag GACACTCTGTATGTGTGGACTGAGCCAAAGCGGTGTGTAGGAGGGGTGTCCCTCCCGGAGAAGAAGACCTGGCCGTGTGAGAGCATGGACTTCTTGGTAAAGATGGGGGCGACGATAGGCGCCTTCACCGCCGCACTGCTCTTCTCCATCACCTGCTATTTCTGGAAGAAGAACAAGAG GCTGGAGTTTAAGTACTCGAAGCTGGTAATGTCGTCCAATAAGGAGTGTGAACTGCCGGGGGCAGACAGCTGTGccgtgatggagggagaggagaacgagggagagatggaggatgagGTGATCTACTCCAAAAAAACATCCCTGATACGCAAACTCAAAGCCATCGCATCTAGG GGAAACGGGAGAAGCTATGAAAATGTCCAGTTGAACTCCTCACAGTCAAACGGGTTGGTGTGGGggtga